The Flavobacterium sp. 1 genome contains the following window.
CGGAAATTGAGTTGCAGTTAGTTTCCCTTTAAATTCTTTCGAAGATTCATTCGCATTGGCAACCGCATTGGCATCTTCTCCAAAATACAATTGATGAGCCACAGCCTTTTTGGAAGCATCCCATTCTAAAACTATTTTTTTATCTAAAGCCACAATGTGCTCGTTCCTATTTTCCGGTTTTGGAGTGCGTGCCTGATTCATTAAATTTGGTGTATCAATTTCAAAACCATTGATTACAATCTGCTTTACAATATCAGGATTAACAGTTGGGTCTATTTCAAAACGAATAATTAAATCTTTACCTTTTTCTGAATTAAAAGTAATATAGGCCATCGTCGCATCGATTTTCGCATTGGCTCTCTGACTTGCATTTACCGTCTCTTCTAATTTTCCGTTCACATAAATTTTGATTGGAGAAAAAGTCTTTCCTGTAATCACATCAAAGGCATTATGAAAAGTCAAAAGCGTATGTTTTCCCTCTTTTAATCCACTGATTTTTAATTCCAAATTTTCAGCTGTGACCAAACCGTCGCTTCCTAATCTGTTGTAATGAGGCGCGTTCATTCCGACTTTATACCATTTTGAAGTAAAGTTTCCTTTCAGTTTGAAGGTTACATTGTTAAATGATTTCTCCGCTTCTTTTTGATCGTTAACCACCCAGGATTCGTAACTGGGATCGTGTACTTCTTCCAGTCTTCTTTGAAAAAAGTCAAAATCGACTTTTACAATTTGTTTGTCGGTATTCTGCGCTTGTCCATTTGCTGTCAAAAGCATTGCCAAAGCAAAAGAACCTACTAATTTCTTTATCATTTTCTTTTAATTTAATTTCATTTTTTCTTCTGTCGATTTATTTAACAGATTGATTATATCTTTTTTCCTTTCTTCAGGAATTACTTTTAAAACTTTCAATTCGCCGTTTACAAGTTCAGCCTCAACGGTGGTATTTTTTGTCGCGTACAATTTGAAATGAACATTCCAGTCTTTTGGCCAAGCCGGAAAAAGATAGATTTTCCCGTTCGCTTCCTGCAAAAGCATTTCCTGCATTCCAATCATTCCTGAACCTCCCCAATTATGGTCGGGAACCCAATCATAACCCGGACCCCAAAAGGCTGGGAATCTTCTATCGGAATTCACCATTTTCAACAAATTGTATTTTTTTGCTTCTTCGGTTAATCCCAAACGGGCCGAAAAAATATTGTCCTGTTTCCAGCCAATATGGCTTCTAAATTTAATCGCATCTGTATCGTATTTCCAGGTATTCAAAGCCGTTTCTAAATCTGGTTTTCCTACGCCGTAAATTCCCCACGGATAAACGGAATACAATTGTGGTACTTCGGAATTATTGATTCGCTCCCAAGATTTCGCCGGAAGCAAAACTTTATGATTTTCAATTTGACCAAAATTTAGAGGTGGAATTCGTTTTTGAAAAGCTTTCAAATATTCCACTTCTTCTTTGGATAATTGTGTTGAAGAAAGATTTAAAAGCTGTTCTGTGATAACCTGCAAAGCAGAAATAGTACTATTAGAATTATTAGCCATTTTATACGTTTCCGCACCCGAGCCTGGAAATAAAATTAATTTTCCATTTCCGTCCAATGTTTTTCTACCTCTTTGTTTCGCTAAATATTGATAATGTTCATCAAAAAATCGAAGACAACTGATGATAAAAGAATTGTATTTCTGAATGTCTTCGCCTGCAAATTCTTTCTGTTGCAACATCATTTGGCAAAACTCAAAAACGGTATCCCATTCGTATTCCAGCCAGGCGTTGTATTCCATTCCCGGATCATAATCAGCTGGACGTTTCCATTCGTATTCGGCTGGATTGGGTAATCCGAAATTTTCCAGTTGTTCTGTAAACGATGCTCCACCGTGTTTCCAATAGACCTGCGAACGCAATTCTGCATTTTTTTGAAGGCTCAAATAATAATCCAATTGCGATTTCATCATATCAAAATCACCGCTTTTTACCATCGGAAAATAAACCAGTCTTTGATTTTGAGCAGTCATTGTTCCACCTCCCCAATTCCTGAAATCAGGAGTAAAATTCAAATCCGGATTAGTAAAAACAGGATCAACTGTAAACAATCCGCCGTTGAATTTGGTTGGATATTTTCCGTATGCATTACAGCCTAGCATATAACGGAACAATTGATAATTCTGCCCAATTTGATAAACAGAATCTTTGGCTGTCGAATTGCTTTTTTGGGTATAAATAAAACTGCGGTTCCAGAAATTATTCCACCATTTTATCGTATTTTTTTCTGCTTGTTTTGATTTGATTTTATAGTCTGAAATTTGATTTTTCAAACCTTTTTTCCAAGTATTTATATCAGATTGATTCGTGTGTAAATGAATTTCCAGAGATTGTTTTTTGGAAGGTTTTATACTCGAAAGACTGAATCCTTTAAAATCTGTATTTTGATATGTCCCTGAATAAGTTCCGTCAGGTTTCAAATTATCGCCAGTCATAAATCCCCCAAAAGTTAGATTCGCCAACGGATTCAGCATTTGATCTTTAACCGATTCCATTCTTTGCTGTTTTACCGCAACATCAAAAACGGTTTGTTGTCTGTTTCTATGATAAAATTGAATACCATTATTTTCAAATGAAATTGAATCTTTGAATGTTACGATTTCTCCTTGTGGCGCCCATTTATACGAATTAGCATTATTTGCTTTTCCTTTGGAATCACGGTTTTTATGACGCCAGCTTTCATAAGAAGCCGTCATTTTCACAGGCGTTTTACTTTCCAAATCCAAATGAATTACGGGTTTAAAAACATCTACCCAAAGTTTGATTTTAGTATCCTTCTGCCCAATCGAAATATAACCGTCTTTCAAAACCAATTCTTGTTTAAAACCTTCGTTATCCTTAAATGGATTTGGTGTTAACGTAACTTTTAGACGACCTAATTTCAATAAAGTATTATGCTCATCAAAAGTGCCAGATCGGGAAAAATAAAAGTACAAATCGCCTTTTTCTACCCAGACATTCAAACCAATATCGCCACCTCCCAAAGGCATAGATTCTGATGAATTGTTACTTTGCGTATTCCAGATTTGATTGTAATTTTCGAGCACGGGAATTTGCGCTTTAACTAAAAGCGTGAAAAAGAAAAATATGTAAATTGTATATTTCAAACTTATTATTTTTTTATTTTATTGTTCTAACTATGTCATTTCGACGTAAGGAGAAATCACACTAGTAATTCGACAAAGATTGGCGCTTTTAGGAACGGAGTTTCGTGTGTGATTTCTCCTTACGTCGAAATGACAAAAAACTTATATAATCTTATATCACTTATATGGTTTAAAAAAACTACCATTCATCCGTCCTAAAAGACGAAATTGGCAAACCACCACCACTAAACAATTCTGCCTTTACAAAATCTTTAAACAAATAACGAATCGCTACTGGTTTGGCAACTTTATCAGAAGTCAAAACCACCGATTTTCTACGAACAACCGTTTTTGCTGGATAGAAAATCTTATCTTCTCCCGCCAATTCAAAACCGGTAACTTCTTTGTCATACGAGGTTATTCCGTTTTCAACATTATCAAAAGAAACGGTTACTGAACCATCTTTTATTTCCATCGATTTGTATTTTGGACTTTCAAATTCGAAGCCTTCAATCCCGTAGGTTTTTGCCAAAGCCTGAAAAGCCAGTCGGTTTCCGCCTTTTTCTTTGTCCATTGGGTGAATATTATTTTCTTCGCCGACGTCCATCAAAACCGCCATTCCTGAATTCGGAATTTCCTTCGAAGCTTTCAATTGTGCTTCTCTCAAATAAGCCGAATTATATTTCTCCAGATTGTCTTTTGGATGAAATTGCGCATAATTAAACGGAGCAATTTGCGCATAGTAAAAAGGAAAATCCCCTTGCTTCCACAAGCCTCTCCAACTGCTGACCATTTTTTTCATCAAAGCCGTATATTCAGAAGCTCTTTCATAATTCGACTCGCCTTGGTACCAGATACAGCCTTTGATTCCGTAACCAATCACAGGTGAAAGCATTCCGTTAAACAAAGTCGTTGGTACACGATTGGAGTCTTTTACCAATTCTTCTTTTGTTGTTGGAATTTTGGCACTTGCAAAATCTTTCAGCATTTCCTGATTCATCCAGGCTTCCATACTTGAGCCTCCGTATGAAACATGAATTAATCCCACCGGAACATCTAAAACTTCCTGTAAAAGCGATCCGAAATACCAAGCTGTCGCACTAAAATTAGTCGTAGATTTTGGAGAGGCCGTTTCCCATTTTCCTTCGAAATCATCTTTAGGTTCTAAAACTGTCGCTCTTGGAATTGTAATTAAACGGATCTTATTATTGGTGGATCTGACAATGATTTCGTTGCCGTTTTTTACTGGCTGACCCTGAAAACCTTTCAAAGGCATTTCCATATTCGACTGACCAGAACACAGCCAAACTTCGCCAATCAAAACGTTTTTTATCGCAATAGTTTCCTTTCCCTGATTGACTTCAATCATAAACGGACCCCCTGCAACCGGAGTCTGCAATTCCACTCTCCATTTCCCCTGACTGTCGGATTTGGTTTTGTAGATTTTAGAATTCCACGATGTTTTTACACTCACGTTTTCATTCTTATCCGCCCAGCCCCACATCGGTGCGTTCGACTTTTGCTGTAGCATCATATTATCCGAAAAGAGTGCCGGTAATTTGATTTTTGCATTGATTTGGAAACTTCCCATCAAACATAAAATCACAACAATACATTTTTTTTATTTCTCATTTTTTTTATTTTAATCTATATTTCAACGGATTAAAATCCGTTGAAATAATATGAATTGTTCCTACTATTCATCGGGTTAAAACCCGACGCTACAATATGAATCGTTCCTACGGAACTCTGACATTATGTACTAGAGCCATCGGCTCGAAACATTTTGTAAGGCTGGACTTTAGTCCAGTTTATAAAGCTAAACACGATAAAAAAGAGCCGTAGGCTCGGTACATATTATATCTATTTCTCTTTTACAATCGTAACCGGCCCCAATAATCCTGCTTTCAGCAATGGCTCTCCTTCCAATCTAAAAGAAGCTGTTGTCCACGTTAACCTTTCTTCTTTTGGTAATTTTTCATCGCCAATTAATCGGTTTGCCCAGGTATTTGTAACTTTAATTTCTATAGTGTTTTTCCCTTTTTTTAAAGCTTCTGAAATGTCTGCTTTGTATGGAAATGTCCAGATTGTTCCGCAGTTGATTCCATTTACGGTTACTTCGGCAATATTGGCAATTGTACCTAAGTCGAGCCAAATTTTATCGTTGGTTTTTCCTTTCCAGATAAGGTCTTTTTTATAAACTACCGCACCTGAATAATATTTAATCTGATCATTTGTTGAAGTACTCCAATCAAAAAGCTTGTTGATTTTTATAACTTCTTTCGGGCCTTTATATTCAGAATCAAATTGCAACTCCCAGTTTTCATCTAAAGTCTGAACCGTTTCAAATTCTGAATTATTCTGTGTTCCTTTAACAGAAACCATTTCGGTTTTATCTTTAAAAATCACAAAACCTGATTCATTTTCAGCTAATGAAATTGTAGCAATCGTTCTTCCGTTTTCGATTTTCCAGTTATTTAAAACAATAGTTTTATCCGTTACAGGATTGTACCATTCAGGAATTTTTCCAGTAATTCTAAACGATACTTCAACTTGTCTTTTTTGTTCTTTTTGATTAGAAATAAAATAGATATCCTCTGTTTCAGATTTTCGGTGAGTCCAGGCAATTGTTTCCGAATCGGTTCTGTTTAATTTTGGAAAATAAACATCTTGTTCGATTCCAATGGAGGTAAAATCATTTCCTACATACGGAAGTTTAATTATAGTTCCTTTTCCTATTTTCCACAACGACGCATTCAATTTATTGTTCCAAATTTCATCAATTACATTTTGCCATTTTTTTTGATCGGTTTCTGATTGCATTCCGGGTTGTAAATCTGGTTTTTCATCAACAAAAACAGTTGCTCCTTCTTTTACCAATTCCAATATTTTTTCGGCTACAGCCAAAGACATCATTTTATTCGGCGCCATTTTATGACTTCCCGGAAATAGCAAAATTCCATATTCGATACTGTTGCTGAAAACTATCTTTCCGTTTTCAACTTTAGCACTATTTAGTAAAACATCAGCGTTGAACGAATCGTATTGATAACCGTTCATTGCGTTTGTCCATTGTGACAAATCGGTTGAATTTTTAGAAGAAGTGACTTCTTTTGGAATTTTGATGCTTGGCTGACCTTCATTTTTCAATCGAATGGCTTCACTTTCCAGACGTTCTTTTCCAAAAATATTCGGAATAAACGGCACTAAACGATCCGGAAGCACTGAACGTGACGGTAAATCTTCACCAATAAAAACCGCCAAATCAATAACCGGTTTTCCTTTTTGCAATTGAAACTGTACTCGCTGGCAATAATCTACCCAGGCTTTTCCGGGTTTCCACCAAGTTTGGTCTTTTTGAAAATAAGAACCAACACCGTCTAAAGTCATTCCGGGTTTTCTGTCCGTCCACGGATTGTGTACAAAAACGTGGTAGAAAAATCGGTTGATTCCAAGAGCATAATTCCGGTCTGCTAAAGTTTTTAGATTTCCCGGATGTTCATCCCAATCCATTTTCAATTCCGTAAAAGCTTCCGCCTGAATAATATCTTTTCCGTAAATATGTCCTCCCGAAATCGCATCGAGTATATCATTTGGTTTGTCGTGCGTTGGACTTTTCAGCCAAAATTCTCCACTCGGATAATCGATGTGTTTAAAATGTAAAAGTCCGTCGCTCATCATCGTTGGCGCCACATTTTCGGAGCTGAATTTCACTCTTGCTTTTTTAGCTTCATCAGCCAGCGTGCCGAAAAAATTATCACAAACCAATTCTGCAATAGTTTTTCTTATATCATAAAGTGCTTTCTCCGAAGTTTCAATATCATTTAAAGGAATCCCAGCCATAACCGGCAAATAATCTAGAACATCATAGCCTCTGCGTTTTTTAAATTCCTCCTGAAAAACGGGTGACCAGTTTTGGCTCCCACATTCCCAGCTATCGATATGCAAGATTTTAACGACTTTGGATGCCAGTTCAGGCCCTGCAGTTCTCAACATTTCGCCAAACCAATGATCCAGTTGAAAACGGACTGCTTCGGCATTAAACTTATCCACCTCCAATCCTCTTCCTGCACCTGCAGTAGCATTTTCGTGACCAGTTGACGTATGTCCAAAACGAATAATTCTCCAATTTCCTTTTGAAGGAGCTTTCCAATTCAGAATACCTTTTTCGTCAACAAACTTGGAAACATTAATCATTTTTGACTGGTCAACACAATCAGTTTTTCCGATTTGTTCAGTCGAAGTTTGCGGGCTCAAACGCCAAATAGCTCCTGATTTTCCCTGGTAATTATCTATCAAAGGCTCGTTTGACAAATAGATTTTAGCAACTTTCAATCCCTGATTCCATTTGGCAGGATCTAAATCTTCTGCTCCTGGTTCACTACCTTCGGGATCATAAACGAATCTGAAATATTTGGCTTTTGTCGGAACGATGCTGTGTGTGTAAAATGCATCAACGTCCTGCCAACCGTGACGAGGCGTTGTCAATCGACCAAGACTTTTAAAGTTTACGCCGTCATCACTCACTTCAATTAGTAAACGATGCGCCTGATAATTATTTCCTTTGGTTTCTATTTGAATGGATTTGCACAAAAACGGCTGATCAAATTCGTATTGAACCCATCCTTTTTCTTTCAATCTAAATTGATCTTCTTTTTTTGAATCACTCAAAAATGAAGCATCAAAATCGACAAGTGTAGAAGTGATTTTTGGACGATTTTGATTGGATGTGATGTAACTTTCCTTAATGGGAATGGCAAACACAGCAATATCTTTATAATAATCTTTGTAATGATTTGGCACTGGTAATTGCAGATTTTTGAAGTTATTCCCACTTACAGTAACATCTGCCCAAACCACTTTTTGCATCGACATTTCGGGTGTAATCCAGGGTCCTCCCGCAACGGCAAAACCATCGGCAGGATGAAATGCGATTTTTACACCCAATCGGTCTGCTTCGGTTAAGGCAAAATGTACCAAATCCCAAAATTCTTTGCTCAACTGCAAAACCGGTGGATCCATCAATGGCGGATTTGCCGGACCTTTAATCGTCATTAAATAAGCACCTCCAATTCCGGCTTGTTTCATCGCTTCCAAATCGGCTGTTATGCCAGGTTTTGAATACGCGCTTTGCATCCAATACCAATACACCCAAGGTCTTGAGGTTTCGATTGTAGGCTGAAACAAAGTATTTTCTTTTTTATGGACTTCCTGTGCGGAAACGTATCCCACAAAAAGTAATATAAAAAAGAACTGTGTTTTTTGAAACATTACTTATTAAACTTTTGTAAAATCTCCAGGATCTGCCAAATCTGCGTGCTATAATTTTTTCACGCAGATTTGGCAGATTTAGCAGATTATTTTGATTTTTACTAATATTTAAACTTCTTCAAACTACTTTCCAGTTCATCTTTTGAACCTGTAAAAGGAATCAAATAAAAACTATACTGATAATCTCCTGACTTAATTTGATATTGTTCCAAAGGCTGTGCGACTAATGTCCAGCTATCGTTTCCTCCCACTCCCATTTGGATTAAATCAATATTCACTGTCAAAAATCCGGGGTCTTTTAATTCGTAAGTATGCGTCGCTGAACTCAGATTTTCTTGGGTATACGGCCACACACTCGTACTTAAAACTTTGGTATCATTAACGACCAAAAATCCTTTGTTTTTTTGTGGAGTGGTCAAAGCCATCCATCTCACTTCGGTTCTGTTTCCGTTTTCTTGTGGTTTTACGTAATGCTCGATAAAATCATTAATCGGCAGTGAATATTTCCCAACAAACGAGCCAAAACTTCTGTCGTTATAATTTTCCAGTTCTCCTTTTCCGTACCACGAAATCTGGTCGAACTTTCTTTGAACTCCCATTTGCATTCCAATTTTCGGGATGTTTGGTAATTTATTCGATGCTTTCAAACTGTAATCTACTTTTATAGTTCCATCTGGTTTGATGTTGTAAACCACATTTACACTCGCGCTGTCTTTTATAATTTCGTAATCGCTGGTGATTTTAATTTCCTCATTTGACTGATCCATTTTGATATTCGTCAATTTTGGTTTTGCTTTGTACCATTGTTTCAAAAGCTTTTGTGATTTCCATCCTCGCTTGTCATTATCCGTAAGTGGTCTCACGAAATTTGGAAGCAAAGGTGCAAAAACCTGTTCTTCTCCGTTGAAAATGTACGAACTCAAGGCTCCGTTTACTTTATTTATTTTTATATCGAAAGCTTTTCCTTTGATGTTGAAATCGGAATCTGATTCGGAAATATTTACATTTCCTTTTTTAGTTTCTAAAACAAGATCTTTCTTTTTCAGCAGAAATTGATCTTCCGCGACAGCGTAACCTTTAGAAGCCCATAGCTCGTCTTTCGAAAGTTGGAATTCGATATTCAAAATGTATTCGGCATCAGATTTCATTTTTGGCAAATATGGATTTACGTTCAATATCGTAGATTGTCCTGCTTCTAAATTGAAAGGTTTTAAAATCTGCGTTTTGATGACATTTCCGTTTTCTAAAATTTTCAAAACCGGAGTATAATCGGCTAAAGATTTTACAGCACTGCGGTTGTTTATTTCTAATTGATTGCCATCTTTCAGCGTTGAAGTTGCTGGCTGATACACCCATTTATTCTCAAAAATAGAACCTTTTGGTTTTCCGTTGGAATCGACAATTCCTTTAGTGTTGAAATTTCCATCGTGGTATCTTTCGCCGAAATCTCCACCGTGGGCGAAATAATTCTGACCTGATCGTGAGTCGAATTTTACCAATCCCTGATCTTTAAATTCCCAGATACAGCCTCCAATAACTCTTGGAAGAGAACGGAATTCATCCCACAATTCTTTTAAATTTCCAACAGAATTTCCCATTGCGTGCGAGTATTCTACAAAAATAATTGGTCGGGTATCTTTCTTTTGATCAACTAAAAATTTAGGCGTAAAAACTCCCGGATAAAATCGGCTGACCATATCGACATAAGGTTCGTCCTGCGGATTTTCAAATCGATACGCATGGTCTATTGTTTTTGGATATTTTGGATCAAGCGGATCAATATAACCGTCCAATTTCGGATTTCCCTGCGCCGGTTCATAATGTACGGGACGAGTTAAGTCGAAATCGTGAACCCAACCCGCCATTGCCGAATGGTTTGGTCCTTTTCCCCCTTCGTTACCCAAACTCCACATCACAACGGATGGATGGTTTTTGTCTCTTTCGACCATTCGGGTCATACGCTCCAAATAAGCGTTTGTCCATTTTGGATCGTTCGCTAATTTTCCACCGATTCCGTGCGTTTCCTGATCGGCTTCGTCCATCACCATAATTCCGTATTGATCGCACAATTCATAAAAATACGGATCGTTTGGATAGTGACTGGTACGAATAAAATTAAAGTTAAACTTCTTAATCGTCGTAATATCTTGTTTGATATCATCTCGGTTTAAGGCTTTTCCTCGAATTGGATTATGGTCGTGACGGTTGATGCCATACACATACGTTTCTTTTCCGTTGATTAACATTTTACCGTTTTCTTTCGAAAATTCTATCGAACGAAAACCAACTTTACAGCTTTTAGCTTCGGTAATATTGCCATTTTTATCTTTTATGGAAACGACCAAAGTGTATAAACTCGGTTCTTCTGAACTCCATTTCTTTGGATTTTTGATGGTCTCCTGAAACATTCCAAAACGAACATTATCCAGACGTGGATAACTTTCGTTAATCATATCGATCACCGGTTTTTGAAGTGGTTCTTTGAACATTGCCACATTATTAGCATCATACAACTGAACATTAAAAATATAATCTTTGATTTTTTCTCCTGTCAGATTCTCCACTTTTGGACGCAGTTTAAAAATCGCATCTGTGTATTGTTTGTCTAATTTGGTTTGAACAAAGAAATCCTGAATGCGTAATTTTGGCTCTGCCATAATAAAAACTTCACGCTGGATTCCGCTCACGCGCCAATGATCCTGATCTTCGAGATATGAACCGTCTGCCCAACGAATGACCTGAACGGAAACTACATTTTCTCCCTCTTTCAAATAAGGCGTAATATCAAATTCGGATGGTAAACAACTGTCTTCTCCATAACCCAAAAACTCTCCGTTCAGCCAAACCTGAAAACCGGAACTCACACCTCCAAAATGCAATGTCACCGTCATATCATTCCAGTTTGCAGGAACTGTAAAACTGCGCTGGTACGAACCGATTCCGTTATAATCTTTAGGAATATAAGGCGGATTTATTGGTCGAAACGGATAAACGGCACTTTTGTAAATAGGGTTATCATAACCTTTCATTTCCCAGTTGGAAGGGACTTCTATTTTATCCCAGCCTGAAACGGTAGTTTTATAAAAATCTTTGGAAGCTTTTTCAAGATTCACAGCATATTTAAAATTCCAATCGCCGTTCAGCATTTGGATTCGGCTTTTGGTTCTGTCGCCTTTTAAGGCATCTTCGATATTGGTGTACGAATACGCCGTTGCTCTTGAAGGCTGTCTGTTGATGCTTGTTACCGTTGGATCTTCCCACGGAGCGAACTCGTATTTTTTGTGTAATTCTGGAATTCCTGCAGGTTCTCCGGTTACGGATTGCGCGTATGTAGTGGAGATTGTGAGAAATAAAATTACAGTCAAAAAGTCGAAAGTCGAAAGTCGAAAGTTGAAAAATTGGGGAATATGATTTGACTTAAACATTGATTTATATTTTTTAGTTTTTTGTCATTCCGACGAAGGAGGAATCTCCGTAAGAAGCTCTACAAAGTATTTCTTCACTTTGTGGAATATTGTCGCGGAGATTTCTCGTTCCTCGAAATGACAAACTGTGTCTTATTTATTTTGTGGTTATCAAACCTATCAGGTCTAAAACGCACTATATCTTAATTCTTTTTAACCTTCTCCGGCGGAGCCACAAAATTCGTTTCGCTTTTACCTAAATCTTTCGAAGTTGCTACTGCAATTCCTCTTTGTTCTGCTTTGTTTACCGCACAATAAAAGTGATATACGACTCCGTTGTGTTTTACGACAAATGATTTATGTGCAAATAAATCGTCGTAAGGCTCTGATGATTTAATTAAATCTTCGCCTTTCCAGTCGGTCCAGTTTTGCAAATCATTCGAAACGGCAAAACGGTTAAAAGCGCCCGGTTTCCAAAACGCGCCGAAGTAAAACATCACCCAGGTATCATTGATTCTCTGAATAAAAGCATCACCTGTAATTCCTTTATGGTTGTTTAATACCGGATTTTTTCCGAAACGTTTCCAGGTTTTCATATCGTCAGAAACTGCCATTCCAATTCGTTCTGCACCTTTTTGTGGTTTCAAACTATCACCTCTTGCGTTGTAGTACATAACAAAATTATGTCCAGTCAATTTATCTTTATCACGAATTACACTGTTTTTGTACATCGTGCTGTTGTCCCACCAGCTTACATCTTTGTCTTTTGGCGTTAAAACCGGGTTTTCCAGTCTTTGAAACTCATGAGGTTTTGTCGGTGATTCTTTCGTATAAGCCATTCCGATTGACAACACTCCCGCTTCGTATCCTTTACTGTCTCCGCCAAAATAACTCATCCAGTATTTGTCATCGTATTTTTCCCATTCGTAACTTCCGCCCCAGGTTGGGTCTTGTAGTGAAATATATCCCGCTTTTTGGTTCACATCCCAGTGTTTTTCATTTTCCGAAAAGGACATTACTTTTCCTAAGTGTTTCCAATGCAATAAATCATCGCTTTCGGCCAGCCAGGTTTCGTAACCTCTTCCGTCATAAATCAAATAGG
Protein-coding sequences here:
- a CDS encoding DUF5703 domain-containing protein; this encodes MKYTIYIFFFFTLLVKAQIPVLENYNQIWNTQSNNSSESMPLGGGDIGLNVWVEKGDLYFYFSRSGTFDEHNTLLKLGRLKVTLTPNPFKDNEGFKQELVLKDGYISIGQKDTKIKLWVDVFKPVIHLDLESKTPVKMTASYESWRHKNRDSKGKANNANSYKWAPQGEIVTFKDSISFENNGIQFYHRNRQQTVFDVAVKQQRMESVKDQMLNPLANLTFGGFMTGDNLKPDGTYSGTYQNTDFKGFSLSSIKPSKKQSLEIHLHTNQSDINTWKKGLKNQISDYKIKSKQAEKNTIKWWNNFWNRSFIYTQKSNSTAKDSVYQIGQNYQLFRYMLGCNAYGKYPTKFNGGLFTVDPVFTNPDLNFTPDFRNWGGGTMTAQNQRLVYFPMVKSGDFDMMKSQLDYYLSLQKNAELRSQVYWKHGGASFTEQLENFGLPNPAEYEWKRPADYDPGMEYNAWLEYEWDTVFEFCQMMLQQKEFAGEDIQKYNSFIISCLRFFDEHYQYLAKQRGRKTLDGNGKLILFPGSGAETYKMANNSNSTISALQVITEQLLNLSSTQLSKEEVEYLKAFQKRIPPLNFGQIENHKVLLPAKSWERINNSEVPQLYSVYPWGIYGVGKPDLETALNTWKYDTDAIKFRSHIGWKQDNIFSARLGLTEEAKKYNLLKMVNSDRRFPAFWGPGYDWVPDHNWGGSGMIGMQEMLLQEANGKIYLFPAWPKDWNVHFKLYATKNTTVEAELVNGELKVLKVIPEERKKDIINLLNKSTEEKMKLN
- a CDS encoding sialate O-acetylesterase; its protein translation is MILCLMGSFQINAKIKLPALFSDNMMLQQKSNAPMWGWADKNENVSVKTSWNSKIYKTKSDSQGKWRVELQTPVAGGPFMIEVNQGKETIAIKNVLIGEVWLCSGQSNMEMPLKGFQGQPVKNGNEIIVRSTNNKIRLITIPRATVLEPKDDFEGKWETASPKSTTNFSATAWYFGSLLQEVLDVPVGLIHVSYGGSSMEAWMNQEMLKDFASAKIPTTKEELVKDSNRVPTTLFNGMLSPVIGYGIKGCIWYQGESNYERASEYTALMKKMVSSWRGLWKQGDFPFYYAQIAPFNYAQFHPKDNLEKYNSAYLREAQLKASKEIPNSGMAVLMDVGEENNIHPMDKEKGGNRLAFQALAKTYGIEGFEFESPKYKSMEIKDGSVTVSFDNVENGITSYDKEVTGFELAGEDKIFYPAKTVVRRKSVVLTSDKVAKPVAIRYLFKDFVKAELFSGGGLPISSFRTDEW
- a CDS encoding glycosyl hydrolase, which encodes MFQKTQFFFILLFVGYVSAQEVHKKENTLFQPTIETSRPWVYWYWMQSAYSKPGITADLEAMKQAGIGGAYLMTIKGPANPPLMDPPVLQLSKEFWDLVHFALTEADRLGVKIAFHPADGFAVAGGPWITPEMSMQKVVWADVTVSGNNFKNLQLPVPNHYKDYYKDIAVFAIPIKESYITSNQNRPKITSTLVDFDASFLSDSKKEDQFRLKEKGWVQYEFDQPFLCKSIQIETKGNNYQAHRLLIEVSDDGVNFKSLGRLTTPRHGWQDVDAFYTHSIVPTKAKYFRFVYDPEGSEPGAEDLDPAKWNQGLKVAKIYLSNEPLIDNYQGKSGAIWRLSPQTSTEQIGKTDCVDQSKMINVSKFVDEKGILNWKAPSKGNWRIIRFGHTSTGHENATAGAGRGLEVDKFNAEAVRFQLDHWFGEMLRTAGPELASKVVKILHIDSWECGSQNWSPVFQEEFKKRRGYDVLDYLPVMAGIPLNDIETSEKALYDIRKTIAELVCDNFFGTLADEAKKARVKFSSENVAPTMMSDGLLHFKHIDYPSGEFWLKSPTHDKPNDILDAISGGHIYGKDIIQAEAFTELKMDWDEHPGNLKTLADRNYALGINRFFYHVFVHNPWTDRKPGMTLDGVGSYFQKDQTWWKPGKAWVDYCQRVQFQLQKGKPVIDLAVFIGEDLPSRSVLPDRLVPFIPNIFGKERLESEAIRLKNEGQPSIKIPKEVTSSKNSTDLSQWTNAMNGYQYDSFNADVLLNSAKVENGKIVFSNSIEYGILLFPGSHKMAPNKMMSLAVAEKILELVKEGATVFVDEKPDLQPGMQSETDQKKWQNVIDEIWNNKLNASLWKIGKGTIIKLPYVGNDFTSIGIEQDVYFPKLNRTDSETIAWTHRKSETEDIYFISNQKEQKRQVEVSFRITGKIPEWYNPVTDKTIVLNNWKIENGRTIATISLAENESGFVIFKDKTEMVSVKGTQNNSEFETVQTLDENWELQFDSEYKGPKEVIKINKLFDWSTSTNDQIKYYSGAVVYKKDLIWKGKTNDKIWLDLGTIANIAEVTVNGINCGTIWTFPYKADISEALKKGKNTIEIKVTNTWANRLIGDEKLPKEERLTWTTASFRLEGEPLLKAGLLGPVTIVKEK